In Bactrocera oleae isolate idBacOlea1 chromosome 5, idBacOlea1, whole genome shotgun sequence, a genomic segment contains:
- the Grx5 gene encoding uncharacterized monothiol glutaredoxin ycf64-like, producing the protein MSGRLILRQLFRQSALAQRMPVFKRYESASTATGTTSTTKQPTFNKDTLKQLVNTNKVVIFMKGNPETPKCGFSNAVVQILRMHGVQYDAHDVLQSDELRQSIKEFSDWPTIPQVYINGEFVGGCDILLQMHQSGDLIEELKKVGIESLLLTETKNPEKSSTKDTKPDQ; encoded by the exons atgtctggAAGATTAATCCTACGCCAGCTCTTCCGACAGAGCGCACTTGCGCAACGCATGCCTGTGTTTAAACGATATGAAAGTGCGTCAACAGCTACTGGTACAACTAGCACCACCAAGCAGCCAACATTCAATAAGGACACATTGAAGCAGcttgtaaatacaaataaagttgTAATATTTATGAAGGGTAATCCCGAAACACCAAAATGTGGTTTTAGCAATGCAGTGGTTCAAATATTGCGAATGCATGGTGTACAATATGACGCGCATGATGTCCTTCAAAGCGATGAACTGCGACAAA gcATCAAAGAGTTTTCCGACTGGCCTACTATCCCTCAGGTCTATATAAATGGCGAATTTGTGGGCGGTTGTGATATTCTATTGCAAATGCACCAAAGTGGCGATTTGATAGAGGAGCTAAAGAAGGTTGGCATAGAATCACTCTTACTGACAGAAACTAAAAATCCAGAAAAAAGCTCAACAAAAGACACTAAACCCGATCAATAG
- the LOC106617199 gene encoding myotubularin-related protein 10-B, producing MASISDRKRNTFLSYVAPSPGDIPRQEGSDDWLPTELRDLHLAKPRLLPNELVVASAPAYLFSAILPAPTEGSELDMSRQAVFGLLSVTNFKMAFVPLQRHKQETPLQESYQEHLYLQRNDVTLNNIDYVYQLAEGGRVSVSALSGGNRRKKLDAQQKVMSSRITALHIICKNFRLLKFAFQNSRSGPDYGKLIASALARFAYPSRHDLSFAYCYREPYYSMLGKSSVTMYSTKNDWARELIRCGANEWQVVSADSVPQLQNVLQAPKYTLPPHFVIPKCCTVERFLDLSRAFYDSRAAFWVYGYGNASLVRLAELKPAMQQDTKVENVTLELVRKCDPRHALKLLQLTDRLPSIQDVQRAYLKFRRLCTPESPQEFLVQDSKFLSNVEKSNWLFYVSLCLRYSCEAAESLRTGTTCVLQETNGRDLCCIISSLTQIILDPLFRTIDGFQSLVQKEWVSLEHPFQTRLGHVRGDAAEEEESPVFLLFLDCVWQLLQQFPDEFEYSQTYLTTLWDSCFLPIFDTFQFDTEADRARAVNFGNLVLRPVWDWGEQFAEKDKVFFTNPFYQRQRQEQQNRRSIAIPAGAVMLPGLAQISAMKQGQQQRFTTINPQLFVTSSTIPKDRYLEPQHRMVDLAIWEQCYYRWMPILEIKHGGFPQIDLNHRLLLSNIAKLQRCLELQDFDDLPDIYYERTCEKRPLIDSMTRRRNSIEMIDGVERRRKSSLPATLNGFNSSGLLPEISSFFPFSINTGESEQLIDILTNSNEFLLEGSFMERLSIA from the coding sequence AACGAACTTGTTGTAGCATCGGCACCCGCTTATCTGTTTTCTGCTATTTTGCCTGCTCCTACTGAAGGTTCTGAGCTGGATATGTCTCGCCAGGCAGTATTCGGTTTGTTAAGTGTCACCAATTTCAAAATGGCATTTGTGCCACTACAACGACACAAACAGGAAACACCTCTCCAGGAATCGTATCAGGAGCATTTATACTTGCAACGTAACGACGTTACTCTAAATAACATAGATTATGTGTACCAGCTAGCAGAGGGCGGTAGAGTCAGCGTAAGCGCATTAAGTGGAGGAAATAGACGCAAAAAACTTGACGCACAACAGAAAGTGATGAGCAGTCGTATTACGGCACTTCACatcatttgcaaaaattttcgtttactTAAATTCGCCTTCCAAAATTCAAGATCTGGCCCTGACTATGGAAAACTGATTGCTTCAGCTTTAGCGCGATTCGCATATCCATCGCGTCATGATCTCAGTTTTGCGTACTGTTATCGCGAGCCATATTACTCCATGTTAGGAAAATCGAGTGTCACTATGTATAGCACAAAAAATGACTGGGCACGAGAGTTAATACGATGTGGTGCAAACGAATGGCAAGTTGTAAGTGCCGATAGTGTGCCTCAATTACAAAATGTGTTGCAGGCCCCAAAGTACACCCTACCGCCTCACTTTGTCATTCCTAAATGCTGCACAGTTGAACGGTTCTTGGATTTATCACGAGCCTTCTACGATTCGCGTGCGGCGTTTTGGGTATATGGTTATGGCAATGCATCGCTTGTTCGCTTAGCGGAATTAAAACCAGCAATGCAACAAGACACGAAAGTGGAAAATGTAACACTTGAACTAGTGCGAAAGTGTGATCCACGTCATGCGCTAAAACTTCTACAACTGACGGATCGCCTTCCTAGTATACAAGATGTACAAAGAGCGTACCTAAAGTTTCGTCGCCTTTGTACTCCGGAAAGTCCGCAAGAATTTCTGGTTCAAGATTCCAaatttctttcaaatgttgaAAAGTCGAATTGGCTCTTCTATGTGTCACTGTGTCTACGATATTCATGTGAGGCTGCAGAATCATTGCGAACCGGTACGACATGTGTATTGCAGGAAACCAATGGTCGGGATTTGTGTTGTATTATTTCGAGCCTGACGCAAATAATACTAGATCCTCTATTTCGAACAATTGATGGATTTCAGTCGTTGGTACAAAAGGAATGGGTGTCTCTGGAGCATCCTTTTCAAACTAGATTAGGTCACGTTCGTGGTGATGCAGCAGAAGAGGAAGAAAGTCCCGTGTTCTTACTGTTTCTAGACTGCGTGTGGCAGTTATTGCAACAATTCCCAGATGAATTTGAGTACAGTCAAACATATTTGACCACATTATGGGATTCGTGTTTTCTACCTATATTTGATACATTTCAATTTGATACTGAGGCGGATCGAGCGCGAGCGGTCAATTTTGGTAATCTGGTTCTGCGTCCTGTTTGGGATTGGGGTGAACAGTTTGCTGAGAAAGATAAGGTATTCTTTACAAATCCTTTCTATCAACGTCAACGACAGGAACAACAGAATCGTCGCTCTATAGCGATACCTGCAGGTGCTGTTATGTTACCCGGACTAGCGCAAATTTCCGCAATGAAACAAGGGCAACAGCAACGCTTTACAACCATCAATCCGCAATTGTTTGTTACCTCCTCTACAATACCAAAGGATCGCTATTTGGAGCCGCAACATCGCATGGTTGATTTGGCAATATGGGAACAATGTTATTATCGTTGGATGCCTATTTTAGAAATCAAACATGGCGGCTTTCCACAGATAGATCTTAATCATCGTTTACTGTTGAGCAACATTGCCAAATTACAGCGTTGCTTAGAACTTCAGGACTTTGATGATTTACCAGATATTTACTACGAACGGACCTGTGAAAAAAGGCCCCTCATAGATAGCATGACAAGAAGACGCAATAGCATTGAAATGATCGATGGCGTAGAACGACGTCGCAAGTCTTCCTTACCGGCTACCTTAAATGGATTCAATAGCAGTGGATTGCTTCCAGAGATTTCGTCTTTTTTCCCCTTCAGCATAAACACGGGCGAATCTGAGCAACTTATCGACATATTAACAAATAGCAATGAATTCCTGTTAGAAGGGTCATTTATGGAACGTCTATCCATCGCATAG